Sequence from the Phragmites australis chromosome 6, lpPhrAust1.1, whole genome shotgun sequence genome:
CAACACGTAcagttgaaagaaaaaaaaaacataatatacataaaaaaaaacctttctacAATATCAGATCTCATATAATGAAACGCTGATCTTATCTgagagtaattttttttctgCCCATTTGTCATGTACCGATCGATTGAGACCGTGGTCGTGCATTAATCAAAGGAAAAAATGATGGCAGATTGGGCCATTTCGCCTGCTGCACTAGTCTTACATCTGGCAGCAATCTAGCTTTCACACCTGTGGAACGATGTGCCTACTGTCCAGTACGAACTACAGTACCAATTGCAATTGTCGAGACATTAATCGATGAATGCAAAAGGGAATCCGAGAAAACACGGGAAAGTAAACAAAACAACAAATGGTACAAGAGCCATAATAATCGAACTTACATCTGGCAGCAATCTGGCTTTCGCACCTCTTCACGTTGCGTTTATCTCTCATTGCTTTCCGGTGGGCATTCTTTACCAGCTTATCTGTACTTAAAAAAAGTGACTGCAGTAACCTGCTTGCACAACTGGAAGCTGCATGAGTTGACCCAGCACATATGACTAGCCTACCATAACAAGTAGACCAATGGAACGTCAAGCGCTCAGGCTGAACCGAACCTTCCATTCTTCCCTCGCCGACACAGCCCCACGGTATCACGCCGGCATGGGAAATCACTGCGAAGCGGCGAACGGCCACCAAATCAATCCCGATGTGGCGCCTGCAGCACCCGGACGTTGGTTTGTCAGGTGCATCCACTAGGGACGCAGCTCCTGAGCTCCAGGCCGGTGCTCCGACCAGCGACGCGGTAACCAGTGACCGTGAACCGCCTTTCACAACTTGCACTGACCGCCTTCAGCAAACCTCAATTTGATTTGTAACATTTAAATTTGACAGATTAGCAAACAAAACCGTTCCTGGCAGAAAATTGCTGATACAACTAACACAACGATGGTTCCGGCTATCTAGAACCGAGTGTGAGGCACAGGGACATCACAAGGTACACTACACAGGGCTACAAAGGTTTCCCCAGCGTATGGTTTACCCAACGTTCCGGCTAAGTGGTCATGCTAATTGGTTATCAGTCGAACTGTTGCCGAAGGGCCATCTCGGTTTCGCTCTTCCAGGAAGCGTGCGACGACTGCCCCCTCATCCTCTTGATCTTCTCCTTGTCTTTAACAGTGGAACCATGCTTCTTCTCTGGCTCTTTTGTTTGTGATGGTCTATCGCCGCAAAGAGGGCAAACCATACCACGGGCATGTGAATAGGTCTTTGGTACACCACATTGGAGACACATCCTAAACATTGAAAATAATTCATAGTTAAGAGCACTACAGGCTAGCAGAATTCAGAAGGAATTCTGATAGATAATATAAAAGTTCAGGCAAGATGTACACAAGCTGCTTTCGTCTACTTATTTCATTGCGGCATTGATGAAAATCGACAATTATTACCTCAGAAGGTCAGCTGCATCTTCTGGCCCAGGATTCGCAGCACCTATTATTCTTTTACCATCAATAGAACTAGATGTCACAGAAGCAGGAGGGTTGGCACCATTTGTAGTAACTCGCTTGCAAATGGCAACTAACTGTGGTTTCGCCACCACAACAGCACCTGAAGATAATTTCTAGTTAGATCACCAGAGGtgtaatatatatatgaaatggCACAATTGGCATGTGAAAACACACACTTGAAATATCGTTAGATGCAGGCACATATAATCAGATCTGCTTTATTATCGCCATGTCGCCATTTGCCAAGCATACCAAAAAGCTCAGAAATATCGCGATCCTTAAGTCCATAACAAAACACTTGATAGGAACAAAGGATGATGGATGTATTTACTGGCACGTTGCATTTTGAGAATATCagcttttacaaatattttcacGCCAAACTACAAAGAAAAGGTAAAACTAGATACCAAATGTAACATTCTCTTTAAGCAGCTTGGTAAgcataactaaatattttatatAGAAGTTACAACACAAAGACCATCTATGTACCATTTATCGCCTTGTCCTGCGATATTAGAATGGGTGCCATTAGATAATTTAATACTAGCCCTAGTAAGTACATCAGATGAATAAGTACAACTTGTAAGCCTCAGAGCTATCAACGAAGTAGTGTATGCCCAACCAGTAGGAGATATCACGCTGAAGAAAGCACTGAACTGATACGCAGTGTCTCTTGTCAGTTAACCGCATACTGCCTTCTCATTCTTTAACAACCATGTTTTCTTGGCTAATTGCTACTTGTGAATGAAAGAACCACTATGACagtaaaacaaaacaaacagaAAAAATACATTCAAACAACTTTGCTCCATGAACACCCAAACTTAACTATAAACTAGGCATTTTATTTCATCCAAAATACAGACAAACACTATGTAAATTACACTATAACTGAACAACCAATTCTAGAAGTACATCACCTAACACACAAAATATTTACACCATGCAATTGACAAAAAATGAACACAAAACTGATCCTATAGCACTACATTATCAAATATCTCCAATGACGGAGCTTCCTGGTGGCCAAGATGGATCCTTACACCCTCGTTCCAACTTCAAAACccttgatgacatattgatatTTCAGTTCATAAATACTTATCAGCTAATAAAGTAGCGGTCTATACAAAATACTGTTGCACAAGCAATTTCATTGACCCCTTCTTAAATTCTGTTCAAGCTCTACCACCGAATATCTCGTCAAGTCTAAAGTAACATAACACGTTATAATGATAACTGCAAAGCTTTACATCCAATGCCCTACCATTGCTAGATCTGAAACAACATTGCTAATCGATCTCTCGCCTTACCAACACGAAAACAGGGATGGTGGACTCCTACCACGCTAATTGCTCGACTCGAATCTCCAAAGCACGCACACTTAAACTAATCCGAAGATTACAGAACATTAATACCAACTTCAATTAGTAGTTAAAGCGGCTTACCGGGAGGCGGCTTCTTGCTCCCCTCCTTCGAGCGGCGATCGAGCACGCCAAGCGCCTCCGTCGCCTCCTCGGGCTCGGCGACCCTGTGCCTCAGAAAATCCGGAGGGCCCGAGACATCCGCGAATGCCTCCAGCGCAGACGGCAGCGAGGAATCCCCACCACCGCCGGCATCTTCCCCCTTAGGGTtttggcggcggcggggcttgGAGGCCGGCTTCGGAGGAGCATACTTCTCGTCTCCGTCCGATCCGGCTTCCTCCGCAGATGAGTTGCCCAAGTCGCTCAGCTcggaggccgcggcggccggATCGTCGTCCTCGGCGGAGGAGTAGCCTTCCAGAAGCGCTAAGCTCATCGCCGTGTTCGTGTGTTTCCCCGGTCCCTTGCTCCGTACTAGTTACAGCGCGGCGTGCTGATCACCgctaaaataaaaatcaacgcTCCGGATTGGCTGCCATGGATTGAAACAGCGATGTTTTTCACTTTTTTGGGCGTCATCTTGTACCTTGTTGGGCCATTATTGGGCTGAACAAAACACAAACAGAGAATTCACTATTGCTGGGCTTTTAGGCTTTAGTCCGTCGGCTCATTTTTAAGGGCACTATTTATCTCAAAAACGTATGTGGGCCCACTAATCCAAAcacaacattttttatttttaaaattttggaagTCATTTTGATGGGCACTCATTTTGATGAGAGTAATATAGAattgtaaattttaaaaacggatgcatatatttgtaatatttggatttaaaaatataaaaatttccAAACACAACTGTGTTAAAAAAGGATAGGCATGGGCTCAGTATTGGGCCTAAAATAGCTTTTCTGTCGGAGGCCCATAACTCGCATGACGCCTTCCACTAAAAAACAACTCGCATGACGCCGAGTTCTAAGACTTGCTTTGGTCAAGGCCAATAGAACAGTGAAACAGCTGCAGCCAGCAGCTACCAAAGAAGAAAGTGAATTCGCCAAGATACTCCCGAAGTCCAGCAAAAAGCAAAACAAATGCATTCCCAAAACGACCATGCTCTTTGGTTTGGTAGTAAAACTTGCCTAAATTTCGCATGTGCGTGCGGTTGCTATCTTTCTTGCCAACCTAACACTGTACACCAGTAATCATATATGATTGATTAGCAGAAATCAGTGACTAATTACCCACATATTCCATAGCGTTTCGGTTGGGAACAAGTAAACTAGACAGTTCCAACGACTTGTCACCGATCGTTTGGTGGTTTTTTGAGATATTTCCCAGGCGGCGCCAGGTCGGACAGTTGACCCGCCGAGAAGGACAAGGGTTGATGCCAAACACAGTCAGCACCGTGATGCTCGTGCGATCTCATTGCTCGCCGCGATCTTATTCTGTAGCGGCGTCATTGTCATGCAGAGGCAGACTTGCCTTTAATTACCTTCAAATTCTTTGTGATTTCCAGTTTTTGAGGTGAATGTGCATAACAAAAGCACGGTATCTCATGCTatattttttccagatttacaACATTTCAGATACTGAAATCTCCAAACTCTCCTGTTCACACGAGTTCACACGGTCTGTGTTCTTTGCGAGCTTTAGGGTTTTAGGATTGGAGGC
This genomic interval carries:
- the LOC133921208 gene encoding uncharacterized protein LOC133921208; protein product: MSLALLEGYSSAEDDDPAAAASELSDLGNSSAEEAGSDGDEKYAPPKPASKPRRRQNPKGEDAGGGGDSSLPSALEAFADVSGPPDFLRHRVAEPEEATEALGVLDRRSKEGSKKPPPGAVVVAKPQLVAICKRVTTNGANPPASVTSSSIDGKRIIGAANPGPEDAADLLRMCLQCGVPKTYSHARGMVCPLCGDRPSQTKEPEKKHGSTVKDKEKIKRMRGQSSHASWKSETEMALRQQFD